The proteins below come from a single Salinilacihabitans rarus genomic window:
- a CDS encoding PINc/VapC family ATPase, producing MNVVPDTSVVIDGRVSAAIDDGQYEGATVSVPEAVVAELEAQANDGIDTGWEGLEELQRLADLAEEGVVELEYVGSRPSAIERGHASEGEVDALIRDLAEDLDATFVTSDVVQAEVARAKGLDVDYISPERRRVGELAIEDFFDDETMSVHLKTDAVPMAKRGALGAMRYEPIDDEPMAEATVDEYAREIVDGAREASGGFIELSEPGMKIVQFRDYRIAIARPPFSDGIEITAVRPIAQTDIEDYDHADELKERLLERQRGVLISGSPGAGKSTFAQSVARYLSEHDYAVKTMEKPRDLQVGPEITQYTELGGRMEKTADALLMVRPDYTIYDEVRKTDDFEVFADMRLAGVGMIGVVHATRPIDALQRLVGRVELGMIPQVVDTVVFIEAGEVDTVYDVHTEVKVPAGLTEEDLARPVILVTDFETGEPAYEIYTFNRQVVTVPLTDEDGERESGVDRIAKGEIEREIRSIARGYVDVHLKGKDRAVVYVEEDDISSVIGKGGGRIQDVENRLGIDIDVRTHDENPHYGTGGGSNAGGASASAGGSGQMVTPEITSRHIVIPVDGHHGETVEVQAGDDYLFTATVSRGGEIQVSRGSAIADELEQAIDRKQPITVVSS from the coding sequence ATGAACGTCGTGCCGGACACGAGCGTGGTCATCGACGGCCGCGTCTCCGCGGCGATCGATGACGGGCAGTACGAGGGAGCGACGGTGTCGGTCCCCGAGGCGGTCGTCGCCGAACTCGAGGCACAGGCCAACGACGGCATCGACACCGGCTGGGAGGGTCTCGAGGAACTCCAGCGGCTGGCCGACCTCGCCGAGGAGGGGGTCGTCGAACTGGAGTACGTCGGTTCCCGCCCGAGCGCCATCGAGCGCGGGCACGCCTCCGAGGGCGAGGTGGACGCGCTCATCCGCGACCTCGCCGAGGACCTCGACGCCACCTTCGTCACCAGCGACGTCGTTCAGGCGGAGGTCGCGAGAGCCAAGGGGCTCGACGTGGACTACATCTCGCCCGAACGCCGCCGGGTGGGCGAACTCGCGATCGAGGACTTCTTCGACGACGAGACGATGAGCGTCCACCTCAAGACCGACGCGGTGCCGATGGCCAAACGCGGCGCGCTGGGCGCGATGCGCTACGAACCGATCGACGACGAGCCGATGGCCGAGGCGACCGTCGACGAGTACGCCCGCGAAATCGTCGACGGCGCCCGGGAGGCCTCCGGCGGCTTCATCGAACTCTCGGAGCCGGGGATGAAGATCGTCCAGTTTCGCGACTACCGGATCGCCATCGCCCGGCCGCCCTTCTCCGACGGCATCGAGATCACCGCCGTCAGGCCGATCGCCCAGACCGACATCGAGGACTACGACCACGCCGACGAGTTGAAAGAGCGCCTGCTGGAGCGCCAGCGCGGCGTCCTCATTTCGGGCTCCCCGGGGGCCGGGAAGTCGACGTTCGCCCAGTCGGTCGCCCGCTACCTCTCCGAACACGACTACGCCGTCAAGACGATGGAGAAACCCCGCGACCTGCAGGTCGGCCCGGAGATCACCCAGTACACCGAACTCGGCGGCCGGATGGAGAAGACCGCCGACGCCCTGCTGATGGTCCGGCCGGACTACACCATCTACGACGAGGTCCGCAAGACCGACGACTTCGAGGTGTTCGCGGACATGCGACTGGCGGGCGTCGGCATGATCGGCGTCGTCCACGCCACCCGGCCGATCGACGCCCTCCAGCGGCTGGTCGGTCGCGTCGAACTCGGGATGATCCCCCAGGTGGTAGACACCGTCGTCTTCATCGAGGCCGGCGAGGTCGACACCGTCTACGACGTACACACCGAAGTCAAGGTGCCCGCGGGGCTCACCGAGGAGGACCTCGCTCGCCCGGTCATCCTCGTCACCGACTTCGAGACCGGCGAACCGGCCTACGAGATCTACACGTTCAACCGGCAGGTCGTCACCGTCCCGCTGACCGACGAGGACGGCGAGCGCGAGTCCGGCGTCGACCGCATCGCGAAAGGCGAGATCGAACGCGAGATCCGCTCGATCGCCCGCGGCTACGTCGACGTCCACCTGAAGGGCAAAGACCGCGCGGTCGTCTACGTCGAGGAGGACGACATCTCGAGCGTCATCGGCAAGGGCGGCGGCCGCATCCAGGACGTCGAGAACCGCCTCGGCATCGACATCGACGTCCGCACCCACGACGAGAACCCCCACTACGGGACCGGCGGCGGTTCGAACGCCGGCGGCGCGAGCGCGAGCGCCGGCGGGTCGGGCCAGATGGTCACCCCGGAGATCACCTCCCGGCACATCGTCATCCCGGTCGACGGCCACCACGGCGAGACCGTCGAGGTGCAGGCCGGCGACGACTACCTCTTCACGGCGACGGTGAGCCGCGGCGGGGAGATCCAGGTGTCGCGTGGCAGCGCGATCGCCGACGAGCTAGAGCAGGCGATCGACCGCAAACAGCCGATCACGGTCGTCTCGTCCTGA
- a CDS encoding helix-turn-helix domain-containing protein, which produces MEETDGEEISDLPPSAKLVFKVLEYDGPLTQKQIVEESMLSARTVRYALERLGEIGVVDENIYFADARQSLYRIDDPVAADGSGVEESGANKDACCAE; this is translated from the coding sequence ATGGAAGAGACCGACGGAGAGGAGATATCGGATCTGCCGCCGAGTGCGAAACTGGTGTTCAAGGTACTCGAGTACGACGGTCCGCTGACCCAGAAGCAGATCGTCGAGGAGTCGATGCTGTCGGCGCGGACGGTTCGATACGCGCTCGAACGCCTCGGTGAGATCGGCGTCGTCGACGAGAACATCTACTTCGCGGACGCCCGGCAGAGTCTCTACCGAATCGACGACCCGGTCGCGGCCGACGGCAGCGGCGTCGAGGAGTCCGGCGCGAACAAGGACGCCTGTTGCGCCGAGTGA
- a CDS encoding DUF5305 domain-containing protein encodes MIDSPRLELLIAERGRTLVVALALVGLVSAASAGWVVATPETTTATQERTAETVETEVHTSAVVVEDGLWEAGESLEESSVYLTNATPTLTLTPETAVPSDDAAVTHELAVRYEAVRDGETFWEDRDVVLREEAPVEDGLARSEAALDVREVVDRTREVESELRGVGTVEVSLALRVAYDTGANEGALTATSPLRVGADAYWLEESLADDEDHPETVEVEVTETPSPLRVGGLAALAAVSLAGAAFVARRSPADPEAARRAVHERRYAEWISRGTIPMRIGDHHVALDTLEDVVDVAIDTGERVVHDRQRDLFAVVSDDVVYYYAERGNWKETAWPETNTEAKPPEDDDRPPEGTPASPDGRPDDDLGCPDR; translated from the coding sequence GTGATCGACAGTCCGCGCCTCGAATTGCTGATCGCGGAGCGCGGCCGGACGCTCGTCGTCGCGCTGGCGCTGGTGGGGCTGGTCTCGGCGGCGTCGGCGGGGTGGGTGGTCGCCACGCCGGAGACGACGACCGCGACCCAGGAGCGGACCGCGGAAACCGTCGAGACGGAGGTCCACACGAGCGCCGTCGTCGTCGAGGACGGCCTCTGGGAGGCGGGGGAGAGCCTCGAGGAGAGTTCGGTCTACCTGACGAACGCCACGCCGACGCTGACGCTGACGCCGGAGACGGCGGTCCCGAGCGACGACGCCGCGGTCACCCACGAACTGGCGGTCCGGTACGAGGCGGTCCGCGACGGCGAGACGTTCTGGGAGGACCGCGACGTCGTCCTCCGGGAGGAGGCCCCCGTCGAGGACGGCCTCGCGCGCTCCGAGGCGGCCCTCGACGTCCGCGAGGTCGTCGACCGGACCCGCGAGGTCGAGTCCGAACTTCGCGGGGTCGGCACGGTCGAAGTCTCGCTGGCGCTGCGCGTCGCGTACGACACCGGGGCGAACGAGGGCGCGTTGACGGCCACCAGCCCGTTGCGGGTGGGCGCCGACGCCTACTGGCTCGAGGAGTCGCTCGCGGACGACGAGGACCACCCCGAGACGGTCGAGGTCGAGGTGACCGAGACGCCGAGTCCGTTGCGCGTCGGCGGGCTGGCGGCGCTGGCGGCGGTCTCGCTGGCCGGCGCCGCGTTCGTCGCGCGCCGGTCGCCGGCCGACCCCGAGGCCGCCCGCCGGGCGGTCCACGAGCGCCGGTACGCCGAGTGGATCTCCCGGGGGACGATCCCGATGCGGATCGGCGACCACCACGTCGCCCTCGACACCTTAGAGGACGTCGTCGACGTCGCCATCGACACCGGCGAGCGCGTCGTCCACGACCGCCAGCGGGACCTGTTCGCCGTCGTCAGCGACGACGTCGTCTACTACTACGCAGAGCGGGGCAACTGGAAGGAGACCGCGTGGCCGGAGACGAACACCGAGGCGAAACCGCCCGAAGACGACGACCGCCCGCCGGAGGGGACGCCGGCGTCCCCCGACGGCCGGCCCGACGACGACCTCGGCTGTCCGGACCGGTAA
- a CDS encoding S26 family signal peptidase: MTARTALSRAATALLALVALSLVLGQLLGQPILLGYVATGSMAPAMNAGDGFVAVPSALAGPVEGGDVVVFDAATLHDGGLTTHRVVGETDGGYVTKGDANPVTDQDGGEAAVAEGQIVAVALQANGEVVTIPHLGTAVMAAHEGLEAAADALAAPVGVTAAFEGDDAGAVLIGLGVALLGLGLLFDSGARRETRRTRGRENVLAFRTTLALVLVVLVTFATAAMVVPSGTTEYGLVGAGEPTDDPQVVPPGETGELSRTIDNAGYLPVVTVLEPESDGVAVEPEVLRVGIRDEAAATVTLAAPAEPGEYVRHVGEYRYLAVLPAWLLACLHAIHPFVAIAAVDAVIVGVAAAVVVALFGSSDLRVRRPGGDVPLSIRIARKLRNRR; the protein is encoded by the coding sequence ATGACCGCTCGCACCGCCCTCTCGCGGGCCGCGACCGCACTCCTCGCGCTGGTGGCCCTCTCGCTCGTGCTCGGACAACTGCTGGGCCAGCCGATCCTGCTCGGCTACGTCGCGACGGGGAGCATGGCGCCGGCGATGAACGCCGGCGACGGCTTCGTCGCGGTCCCGAGCGCGCTGGCCGGCCCGGTCGAGGGGGGCGACGTGGTCGTCTTCGACGCGGCGACGTTACACGACGGCGGGCTGACCACCCACCGCGTCGTCGGCGAGACCGACGGCGGCTACGTCACGAAAGGCGACGCGAACCCCGTCACCGATCAGGACGGCGGCGAGGCGGCCGTCGCGGAGGGGCAGATCGTCGCCGTCGCCCTGCAAGCGAACGGCGAGGTAGTGACGATCCCGCACCTCGGGACGGCCGTGATGGCGGCCCACGAGGGGCTCGAAGCGGCGGCCGACGCCCTCGCGGCCCCGGTCGGGGTGACCGCGGCGTTCGAGGGCGACGACGCCGGCGCGGTGCTGATCGGCCTCGGCGTCGCGCTGCTGGGCCTCGGGTTGCTGTTCGACTCGGGTGCCCGCCGCGAGACGAGACGGACGCGGGGCCGCGAGAACGTCCTCGCCTTCCGGACGACGCTCGCGCTCGTGCTCGTCGTGCTCGTCACGTTCGCGACGGCGGCGATGGTCGTGCCGTCGGGGACGACCGAGTACGGGCTGGTGGGCGCCGGGGAACCGACCGACGACCCGCAGGTGGTCCCCCCGGGGGAGACGGGCGAACTGTCGCGGACGATCGACAACGCCGGCTACCTCCCGGTCGTGACCGTCCTCGAACCCGAGAGCGACGGCGTCGCGGTCGAGCCAGAGGTGCTCCGCGTGGGAATCCGCGACGAGGCGGCGGCGACCGTTACGCTCGCGGCGCCGGCGGAACCCGGCGAGTACGTCCGCCACGTCGGCGAGTACCGCTACCTCGCGGTGCTCCCGGCGTGGCTTCTGGCCTGCCTCCACGCGATCCACCCGTTCGTCGCGATCGCGGCGGTCGACGCGGTGATCGTCGGCGTCGCGGCGGCGGTCGTCGTCGCCCTCTTCGGGAGCAGCGACCTCCGCGTCCGGCGTCCCGGCGGGGACGTTCCCCTCTCGATCCGGATCGCGCGAAAGCTCCGTAACCGGCGGTAG
- a CDS encoding CARDB domain-containing protein: MPRAAISIVAFVLLAGALAVGLAVPTGATPVDEPTAGVGIAPHSGPNGEFVAVSDGEIELQFDRVNDRANSEFDDVFTITTDESRSAWIEAEVDGVTFYADGDPTDEINDSNPVELAAGETVSVGVSIDTHVATGGTETFTVVAVAGDGDAVGDPDIHHVDTTVSPTELPVGDAVTVTQTYENRGDGDGSTTAELVVDGLVVDTERVVVGAGGTRTVTFERTVDEVGKVKIGSTGATQTVIVRPSGEPAPAFEVRDVGLESARIEPGEPVRAEATVGNVGNATGETDVEFAVGTVVVETERIELDPGEETRVAFERRLDDPGTYEVAVDGDPAGSVTVGDRSAVPTGVRELPPSAGAAVLPPAAVGVFLLLGVTRRRA, from the coding sequence ATGCCCCGGGCCGCAATCTCCATCGTCGCGTTCGTTCTGCTGGCGGGAGCACTCGCCGTCGGTCTCGCGGTTCCCACCGGAGCGACGCCGGTCGACGAACCGACCGCCGGCGTCGGTATAGCCCCCCACAGCGGGCCGAACGGCGAGTTCGTCGCCGTCTCGGACGGCGAAATCGAGTTGCAGTTCGATCGGGTAAACGACCGAGCAAACTCCGAGTTCGACGACGTGTTCACGATCACGACCGACGAGTCGAGGTCCGCGTGGATCGAGGCGGAGGTCGACGGCGTCACGTTCTACGCCGACGGCGACCCGACCGACGAGATCAACGACTCGAATCCCGTCGAACTCGCCGCCGGCGAAACCGTCTCCGTCGGCGTCTCGATCGACACCCACGTCGCAACCGGGGGAACCGAGACGTTCACCGTCGTCGCCGTGGCGGGAGACGGGGACGCCGTCGGCGACCCCGACATCCACCACGTCGACACCACCGTTTCCCCGACCGAACTCCCCGTGGGCGACGCCGTCACCGTCACCCAGACCTACGAGAATCGCGGCGACGGGGACGGGAGCACGACCGCCGAACTCGTCGTCGACGGACTCGTCGTCGACACCGAGCGGGTCGTCGTCGGGGCCGGCGGGACGCGGACGGTCACGTTCGAGCGCACGGTAGACGAGGTGGGGAAGGTGAAGATCGGATCGACGGGCGCGACCCAGACGGTGATCGTCCGGCCGTCGGGCGAACCCGCGCCCGCGTTCGAGGTGCGGGACGTCGGCCTCGAATCGGCGCGGATCGAACCGGGCGAACCCGTCCGGGCGGAGGCGACGGTCGGGAACGTCGGCAACGCGACGGGCGAGACCGACGTCGAGTTCGCCGTCGGTACCGTCGTCGTCGAGACGGAGCGGATCGAACTCGATCCCGGCGAGGAGACCCGGGTGGCGTTCGAGCGGCGTCTCGACGACCCCGGGACGTACGAGGTGGCCGTCGACGGCGACCCCGCGGGGTCGGTGACGGTCGGGGACCGGAGCGCGGTCCCGACGGGCGTCCGCGAGTTGCCGCCGAGCGCGGGCGCCGCGGTCCTGCCCCCGGCCGCCGTCGGGGTGTTCCTCCTGCTGGGGGTGACGCGGCGCCGTGCGTAA
- a CDS encoding DUF7344 domain-containing protein produces the protein MGTKSEGRTDRGKVFDLLSNHRRRYVIHYCKREDDPVELGDLAEHVAAWELDKTVEELTSAERKRVYTALQQTHLPTLERAEMIEFDDRTIELTENAEHLDVYLDVVPDDSIPWGVYYLGLSTVAVAVLAGLWLGWLPTETVPTLGWATAVVALFASSAVVHVVQNRRMRLGEVERPP, from the coding sequence ATGGGGACCAAAAGCGAGGGACGTACGGACCGAGGGAAGGTCTTCGACCTGCTCAGTAACCACCGGCGACGGTACGTGATCCACTACTGCAAACGCGAGGACGACCCGGTCGAACTCGGGGACCTCGCCGAGCACGTCGCGGCGTGGGAACTGGACAAGACGGTCGAGGAACTCACGTCGGCGGAGCGAAAGCGCGTCTACACGGCCCTCCAGCAGACCCACCTCCCGACGCTCGAACGCGCGGAGATGATCGAGTTCGACGACCGGACGATCGAACTGACCGAGAACGCCGAACACCTCGACGTGTACCTCGACGTCGTCCCCGACGACTCGATCCCGTGGGGGGTGTACTACCTCGGGCTGTCGACGGTCGCGGTTGCGGTGCTGGCGGGGCTGTGGCTCGGGTGGCTCCCGACGGAGACGGTCCCGACGCTCGGCTGGGCGACCGCCGTCGTCGCGCTGTTCGCGAGTTCGGCCGTCGTCCACGTGGTCCAGAACCGACGGATGCGCCTCGGCGAGGT